A stretch of Lactuca sativa cultivar Salinas chromosome 6, Lsat_Salinas_v11, whole genome shotgun sequence DNA encodes these proteins:
- the LOC111895218 gene encoding 1-aminocyclopropane-1-carboxylate oxidase homolog 1: MAATIASVGSSYDRQSELKAFDQTKTDVKGLVDAGIRKILPIFFHPRDTTPKISTTVFKIPVIDLQSTHRASMEEMIREASANLGIFQVVNHGIPMSVMDEAAQRVRRFHEQDDEVKKGFYTRDLSSTLAYNNNYDMYSSPALNWRDTFFSFRAPSPPPPEESPEICRDI; encoded by the coding sequence ATGGCTGCCACCATTGCTTCGGTCGGCTCAAGCTACGATCGACAATCGGAGCTCAAAGCATTCGACCAAACAAAAACCGACGTCAAAGGCCTCGTCGATGCCGGAATCCGGAAAATCCTTCCCATTTTCTTCCACCCACGGGACACCACTCCCAAAATATCCACCACTGTTTTCAAGATTCCGGTCATAGACCTTCAATCGACCCATAGAGCATCGATGGAGGAGATGATTCGTGAAGCCTCCGCGAACCTAGGTATTTTTCAGGTGGTGAATCATGGGATTCCTATGAGTGTTATGGATGAGGCGGCTCAAAGAGTTCGTAGATTTCACGAACAAGATGACGAGGTGAAGAAAGGGTTTTACACGAGGGATCTTTCGAGTACATTAGCGTATAACAACAATTACGATATGTATAGTTCCCCCGCCTTGAACTGGAGAGACACCTTCTTTTCATTTAGGGCTCCATCACCTCCACCGCCTGAGGAATCACCGGAGATTTGCAGAGACATTTAA